One Chitinophaga sp. H8 DNA window includes the following coding sequences:
- a CDS encoding 3-hydroxyacyl-ACP dehydratase yields the protein MLAGSFYKIVQEQSTAGNRTVTIELNAAHAIFGGHFPGQPVVPGVCMMQIIQELLEGSLGKKVLLQKASNMKFLNMIDPVQQPLADVVLQYAEEGDQIKVTTAIKRDDKVFLKFQGIFSVEM from the coding sequence ATGCTGGCAGGAAGTTTTTACAAAATAGTACAGGAGCAATCTACCGCAGGCAACCGTACCGTAACGATTGAGCTGAATGCGGCGCATGCGATATTCGGAGGACATTTTCCCGGACAGCCGGTAGTACCTGGTGTATGTATGATGCAGATTATACAGGAGCTGCTGGAAGGATCATTGGGCAAAAAGGTATTGTTGCAAAAGGCATCAAATATGAAGTTCCTCAATATGATTGACCCTGTACAACAACCACTGGCGGATGTAGTGTTACAATATGCCGAAGAAGGGGATCAGATCAAAGTGACCACAGCTATTAAGCGGGATGATAAGGTGTTTTTGAAATTCCAGGGCATATTCTCCGTGGAAATGTGA